Genomic DNA from Hordeum vulgare subsp. vulgare chromosome 2H, MorexV3_pseudomolecules_assembly, whole genome shotgun sequence:
GCCGTTGCAGATTTATGTTGGTCCAGCCCCATGCTgcatcgtcttcatcatcaccatatcATCGGATACACAACATCCCTCCTCCCTTCTCTAACAAGatcgtgcttctgttcgaggccaatcgtcttcatcatcatcatatcaTTGCATACACAACATCCCTCCTCCCTTCTCCAACAAGatcgtgcttctgttcgaggccaACGACCGCAAGCAATGCAATATGATGACTTTCTGCAACAACATATGAGTTGTAGGAAAAAAATTATAACAAGAGATCAACTTTAGATAAAAATCTCAAAAATATTCTACAATAAAATTTTCGGTGAAGGAAAAATctgtaagagcaagtacaataaggtacagtcagcaggatgTAAGGATtagaatactatatttttgctgagttgaatgagagagaagaggagagagaagggaagcggactcttcgtgaagagctagctTAGCACGTGCtcgtaggtgctttgtgagaatgaaagatgagtcatatatgataaaagtaatactcttttatagctaactattatacaagctagctataaaattgactataagatggcttatagccagcagttggctatactattaacaatGCTCTAACATAATATTTGTGCAACAAGACATGTGGTTGCTAAAGGATTCTCGACTTTTAGTGTAAAAGTGACAGCTATTCTGGATCTGAAGATAGCATCAGATCGGATGACTAGTAGACcgatgaattttttttaaaaagatctGTCCGCTGATGCGTGGCATGGTcgaaataaaaacaaaaagagCATGTGGTAGGCACATTGACTGTAAGGCTGGGTGTCCAGTTACTCGGAAAAAGAGGATGTCAAGTGTCAATACGAGAACCTTTTTACTCGAGAGCAGAAAACTATAGACGATGGGCATTCATACTTTTGAATTCATCCATTACCTCTCACggaaccaaaaaaaagagagccaAAACTGTCCACGTGATGGGCCCACCGCATGTTATCGCGGTCGGAAACGCCGCTCTGACTGTCAACAGGAGCCTTGTGAAGGAATAAAGAAACGGATTTGCTAAAAGTCAAGCTAGGTGAGTTTTACTTATGGTATTCAAAGTCGGGTCGTAACTATAGGTATTTCACAGTGAGGTCGTAATTACAAGTActcaaagtcgggtcgcaactatAGGTATTTCACAGTCAGATCGCAATTGCAAGTATGCAAAGTCGGGTCACAACTGCAAATATTCATAGTAGGGTTGCAAATGCGAGTATTCAATATAAATTTTCAACTAGGGTCACAACataaaattttcaaagttttgGGGTGCAGCTGCAAGTTTTAAGTGGGTCAGTAAAAAAATTCAAGTTGGGGTCACCAAGTTGTAAATGGGCTCGCAATTTCAAATCTTAAAATGATGTCGCAATTGCATGTTTCAAAATTGttcacatttaaaaaaaatattggcTAAATTGTGCTGAAGTATAGTTACTCCTCACTGTCCAGTGgggttgatttttctttctcaacGCGTTTTTTTTTTCAGCCCAAATTCacgtgatgaaaaacccatctagaAAGTTGTTTTTCCTTTTATTTGTGTGTAGTACATagctaataaaaacatatattctctctcttagaaaaagctAATAAAAATCTTCCTCAATGCAGGAACAAAAATAGACGCCAGAGGAAGAAGTAGCGACCAATCCAGCAATTACCCATATATAAACTACAAATATCCAATCAAAAACCAGCTcatagaaataaaaaaaaagcccAAACACATAGATAAACTGAAAACAATCTACAACAACAATATACGATGTCAGGTGATGTCATTTAAGTGAGATCATAGTTATGTCTCACCtagatgagttgctaaccccataAAAAAGCCATCGTCGTTAGCTCATTGGAGAAAGCCGACGCATCGGCCACATGGCCATGGCCGCTCCTACTCCAAGCGCATCTTGCCGCCTCGTAGGTCCCATCCCGTTCAAGGATGTcgtcggcggcgaggaggacgaccggACCACCCCGTCCGAAGAGTGCGGGCACACCATCGCCACCTTGCCGACCATCGCCCTCCTAGGCCGCTTCGTGCACCACCAATACCAGGGCGCTTGGGTGATCCACGAGAGGATGCCCGGGGTCCTCTCTTTCCAGCGGCGCTTCGCCCCGCTCGCCGGCGACGTGCTCCTCGCGAGCCCACCCAAGTGCGGCACCACGTGGCTCAAGGCCATGTCCTTCGCGACCATGGCTCGGGCGGCGTACCCGCCCTCCGCCGCCGACCACCCGCTCCGTCGCCTCAACCCACACGAGTGCGTCCCTTTCATCGACGATCTGTTGAGCGCAGGGCACGACACCAAGCTGGATGCGCTGCCGTCGCCTAGGCTCATGAACACGCACATGCAACACTCCCTGCTGCCCGCCTCTGTTGCGGACAACCCCAACGCCAAGATCGTCTACATCTGCAGGTACAATACTATGTACAATTCAGTTTATACTTCATGGCCATATGCATGATTACTACTAGCTATCATTTCCTTCAGTTCCGAAGTACTCCCTCCGATAAAGAAACATAAGAGCCTTTAGATCATATTttattttagaaaaggaggaacaCCTCAAGCCTCTGCATTAAAATGATGCATGTGACCCCCTTATTAATGAAAGTAGTTAACTAAatgctcttttatttttttgagtaGTAGTAGATATTTTAAcgttaattagttaatttagccttcaacaaacatatcttgaACTTTATTTAATTTttgcatgaacatgctaatgctaGTGAATTCCGAATTTTTTGCTGTCATTGTGATTCTAGTTTGTTTGTAATTTCTAAAACTTGACCACCAATTTCTACAAAATTAGGCTGGTTTAATTAAGCAAAGTCCTATACGAAATTACACCTTACTATGGATCCACTAATATGTAGGTTAAATCTAAATTTCTCGCTCAGCATATATTCTAGAATGACACAATATCGATAAGCAGGGAAGCTTGAGACATTGACTCTGCCAAAATTATAAACGACATTAGAGAACAGATGGAAATGATTTGATTAAACGGCCACGTGCAGGGAGCCCAAGGATATGCTGGTGTCCATGTGGCACTTTGGCAATACCATTCACCCATGCGAGTTCTCTGAACTGTTTGAGAGTGCATGCGAGGGCAGGACCACAGATGGCCCCGTCTGGGACCACGTTCTGGGTTACTGGAGGGCAAGCAAAGCCGCTCCGGAGAGGGTCTTGTTCCTGAGGTACGAGGAGATGCTGCTCAACCCGGTCGACGGTGTCATAAAGCTGGCGGAGTTCCTCGGGGTGCCCTTCTCAGCTGCCGACGCGGCGGCAGGGCTTCCGGCAGACATCGTCAAGTTGTGCAGCATTGAGACGATGAAAGGTCTAGAAGCGAACAGGACGGGCGCGTCCGGGGTGTTCTACAAGTTCCCGCATGAAGCCAACTTCAGGAAAGGGGTGATTGGAGACTGGGTGAACCATATGACCCCAGAGATGGCGCAGCGCTTGGACGCCATTGTTGAGGACAAGCTCCGGGGATCGGGGCTGTCTTTTGGCTCTTTTGGATCGGGGTTTCGTCCCGTACGTGTCGCCCGAGAGCGGACGGCGCCTTCCTTAGAAAGTTAACATGTCATATTTTCTTGTTTGATTATTGATGAATGTATTTAGATTGATTGCTAATCATTTACTCCGTTTGATACAGACCCATGTATCTAATCCTATTAATCTTGCAAATACGGTAAAATAAGTTTGAGTTACATTGAAATACAATTCTCTTATacgaagttgtcagaatcgcaaaTCAAGTTTTAAAATCTTACGACCTTACGATCCAAACTGCCCACCCCAATTCTAttgttttgctcatagaatctaagtttctacaatCTTCGTAGTTACAATTTTATGATTCACGATCTTATCtatggagctccgatccgatttaaAATCTCAATTCTGACAATTTTGCTCTTATATACACACACTAGTTGGCATCGGCCGCTTGGCCCAGCATGCATTGCATGTGCAAACGTGAGATGGAGTGGGCAAATGCCGTTATTATGTGTTCACGATTACGCATAAAGCATTCCTTCTTGAGCAACCTATACCCAAAAGAGAATACGCACAACCCAAAGATATAAGCACCCCACCGACGAGGAAGTCTTAACAACGTTATACTTTTATACTTCCTTCATTCTTAAATATaagctttttagagattttaatatGTATTATGTGCGGATGTATATAGACTTATTTCATAGTGttaattcatttattttgctataCATTTGTTTTAAATTCTTTAAAatatcttatatttaaaaacggaggtagTGAGTGACATTGCTTGTCGTGCGAGGAGGACAGAATATCTGTTTAATACACTTGCTCACAATGAGTTGTGTTCTTGGCTCAGCTATGCCAGCACAGACTAACCTTGTCACCTACTAGCGTTGTTCAGGCCAACCATCTGACGATGCCACTTTTAGGAGAAACCTGATCCTCCCCCCGCGTCGCCCTTCCACTGGCGTATCTGGGGAACCCCCCAGTGCTCCGCCGGGTTTGGCCCCTCCCTCCCGCCAGCCTAGCCGCCACCCAAGGACGCCGCCGGCGAAGGCCGCGCACACTCCAGTGAAGGTGGTGGCCAGGCGCTTTCTCCTCGCGTCCTTTCCTTCGTCTGAGGAGGGGCGAAGCGTCGTGCTGGATTTGGAGGCCGTGCTCGGGGTCAGGCGGCTACGGCTGGTCCATCGGCGACGGAGGGGTGATGGTTGGTCCGTCTGCGCAGAGGTGGTGGTGGCTGGTCCTTCTGCGCAGAGGTGGTCGTGGCTGGCCTGTCAGTGTAGAGGTGGTGGCGGAGGCTTCGTCTGCGGGGCGTCTTGGGGCGGCACGCAGTGCTCCCAGGCACCGAACGGCGTGGATCTGACGAGGCGCGCGCCTAGGCACGGCGGTTGTCTTAACCGGCAGGCGGCGCAGGTCATGATGGCGGCTCCTGCGTGGCCATGGCGTGATGGCTTGGTGGGAGGCGTGCGTGCTAGCGGAGGTGCTGTGCGTGGAGTTGTGGTGTTGGGAGGTGCTCCGAGCGAAAGCTTGCTGGACAAGAGTTTGCCGGTCGACGATGTCGGCGTCTATGGATTTTTTTTTCTCACCTTCTTGTAGGCAGCGTTGAGGAGTTCTCTTCCTACACACCCTCAGATCCAGTTCTTCGGATGAAAACCTTAGCCCCGGTTGGGTCGGACGACGACGTCGGCATCGTCGCTTCCTCCTTGGGGGCGTCGTCTTGAAGAGCTTTGGATCTCGTTTGCACTCTCCAGGGGCTAGACGCTTGCGGCATTGTGGTCGGATGGGGCTCGTCCTGCAATGTGGTTGATCTGCGCGGCTTCTTGTATGGCAACGATGGCCCCTTCAAGCGGAGTAGGATTTGTTGTTGGGATCTGGTAGTCGGTCTCATCCGGCGTGTTCGAGGGGTCGCCGTGCCTCTCTTGTCTTTTGAAGTCGGAGTTGTTTGAGGAGGAACCTTGTGGCGACGGTGACGTGAAGACGAGTGGTCGGTTCTGGCGCTGGTTCAGCGCAGGTCCAGTGCTTTTTATCCTACAATGCTCGTCGGCTGAGTCGAAGTTGCCTGGTTGTTGGCGCGTGTGGTGGACTGTTTGACGTTGTCCGACGTAGGCCTCTACGCTCATCTGCGGTGGAGGCTACATTAGTGGTCGTCGATGGTGAAGTCGGAGTTGCCCTCGCAGAGGCGTGATGACGATGACACCGGAGTACAACCTCGACGGAGCTCTTCCCTTTGACGGCGTGTGTGCGTTCTTGTGTAGGTTGTCAGGTCGTCATCTGTGCCTTGTTGTGGCGGGCGCATTGTGGCGGTTTTAATTCGATTTTCCGATTATTAACCGGGCAACTCTCTTCGACCTTTTTTAATAAGATCGATACCTAAGGGATTGAGTTTTTTTTTAACTAGGGTTGTTCAATTAGTTTATATGACCTCATGTACGCTTCGCCTTGATGGCCCGATGTATATGTGTAGCCTATTGCGTACGTAGTAGGCACATGCATGGTTGGTGGCACTCCTGTTGCCAGCTAGCTCTCACTAGTCACCACTAACTAGTAAGGACAAGGCATATGCATGCACTTACCACTAACCATATGCTACTACATGCTCTCAAGTTAGTTGTTGTTTTGTACATTTGATAGATCTCTATTTGATATAAAACTCGCAATTATTAAAACAATTAACTAGAAAGTGAAGTGAGCTGCAAAGTGTCTAGGACCAATCTTGAAACACTACGAGGGCCATTGGATATGATGGATGCCTATATATTTATGAGTGAAACAAtcatacttgttgttgttgttgttgttgttgttgttcagttTGAGATTGGATGATAGCTTCAACAAAAGCAACTCAACACAAATTACTCATCGAGTGATATGCAACAATTAGTACCGTTAATGGCTCGCAAGGCTAGGCCCTTCACATTGACAAGTATAAATGGAGACGGTCGCCTATATTTTAGGTATGTGGTAAAACATATATCGTTAGTCAGTTTCTCTATGAACCATCCGGTTAGCATCCAACAGCTAGGAACGCGCTGCCAACTATTTATCTTCTTTcgacttcttcttccttctcccatGACGGTTCCTCCTCCTTCCCTATGGCCTACCCAACCTTATCTGGCTGCCTCCGCACCTCGTGGCCAGCGGTTTTTCCTGCTTTGCCACCCCGTCCAACCCGTTTGAACCCCCTAGCCAACCCCTTTAAGTTTTGGACACGGCTCGGCCTCGACGTGGCCGGTGCTTGTCGCTGGCGCTCCTCATGTTGTCTCTGTCTTCGCCCTCGTGGCGTGGTTTTTGAAAAGTGATTGACGCCACCAAAAAATTCTGACACCTCATGTTTAGCAAACCGGTACAAAtatccaaatgacaagtgtcacacATATGGCACGGATTAACACTGCACTAAAACTTTTACAACTAAAATTGTCAtccgaaaaaatccaaaaaaactaAAACTTGCCATTTAAACGGAAATTTGACATGCTTCACAACTAAAGTTGTCGTTAAAAAGTCAAGACGTACTTTCTTCATATCACACGTTTATCAGGGTCCTATAAATATTATTTACAAGATGGGTGCCAAATACATAAAGGAAATATCTAGAACCATAGCTAAATTTCAGTAGttggaacaagaacaagaattgtAGCCTAGTAAGAAAAGCGAACATACACAAAACATGACGCGCGTCATCGCAGGACAGGATCGGAGGAGCAGCTTACTTGAGAGACTTGAGCGTCCCGAGGAAACTGGCAAGCCCAGCGATGCCGGAGATGGTCAACAAGATGGCTTTGCGGTAGTTGTAATGAAACTTGTGAAATTCGATCCTCTTCCACCTATCGGTCTTGTAGTTCTCGATGAGGATCATGGTGCTCAGATAGTGGGTTCCGGGCCGCAGGCGGTTCTCGAGCTTGTTGAGCAAGTCGAGCGCGTCCTTGTTGCTCAGCCCTGCTCCTCCTTGCAAGATATGCTTCTTCCTCAGCTGCTGCACATCCTCCTCGCTGTCAGTCACCATGCCCAGGAGGCAGAGGTAGGAGCACACAGCAGATTTCTCCTCGTCTTGGGCGAAAAAGTCTGGGGTCGTGCACTGCTCCAGCGCCGCCATGTTGACGAGGAAAGTCGCGTTTGCGTCGTTGAGGGACAGTGGCGCCAAGAAGAGCTCCCCGGTGAGCCACGATTTCTTCCTATCGATGCCCATTTTCCTTAGCTCTGCGCCTTCTGGCGTAGGTTTGGTGGCTGTGATCTCGATGCCGATCTCTGCTAGCTCCATAGCACTCACGGAAATTGACAATTCCTTGGCTCTTTCAGATAGTTCCGGCTCGGATTTCTTGGTATTGTTGCTTCCTACAATGTGGTGTCGTAGGAGGCCAAGGAGATGCGGCGGTGTGTAGTCCAGTGTGGGAGCATCGAAGTAACGAACCTGACGGGTTTGCAGAGTCTGTTTCACGCGTCCGATGAGCGTTTCCATGTCCAGGCCAGGCCCGGGCAAGAAGCTCAAGAGCGCCTTAATCACCACCCATGGCAGCTGGTTCTCAAGCAGCACCACGTCACTCAGGATGGGGCGGTCGACTGAGCTGAAAGCATTGTACAGCGACGGGTCCATGTCCGGGTCCTCGTCGCCGCCGCTCTCTCTGCACCAGAACTGCATGTACTGCAGCAGGAAGCAGCCGTCGAGGAACATCATCGGCTTGAAGTCGTCGTCGCCGAGACCCCGCAGCCTGCCGCCGTGGTAGTGGCCGCGGGCCTCCTCTGCGACGGTGCAGACCGCCCAGTACACCTCCTGGATGGGGCGGCCCGTGGCCTTGACGAAGTGGCATGCGGCCGCGTGCTTGACGCTCTCCATCTCCTGGAGCGCCGGGGTCCGGCCGTGGTGGTAGGGGCCGATGGACACGACCTTGGGGGCGGCGTAGTGGTCGGCGAGGTCTCCCATGCTCGGCGGGAACAGGTGCATCTTCATCTCCATCTCATCCACTCTCTCCTTGAGTGATTCTGCTGCTTGCTCGAACACTTGAACCGCGTAGTGGTCATATTCATCGACCAGCTTCAGCTGCTGCCGTACGCTGGAGCTGACAACCAGATCACTGTTGCTAGGAGCAGCGACTGTCATCTGCAGAGGGAGGCCAGGAACCCATGCAGTTGGTTCCATGGCCGGCCTCCCGTCCCAGTAATCAGCCGCCACGGCCAGCTGATACTCGCAAGGTGCTTCCATGTTAGCAAATTAAGAGAACCACTGGATCTGGATGGATGCTATATATATTGCTAACATTAACGAAACCGTATATGAaggaaatgaaaaaagaaaagaaaagcaaagaaaagaaaagaaatgatgATCCAGCCGGAAGGCACCACGGCTGACGGCATTGCTACTTGCTCTAAAGCATGTTCGATCCGGACAAAACATGCAGCCGGCCGTCAAGTGCATGACTCATCAACCGGGTAACCATAATATATATGCGGCTTGCATAACAGAGGAACCTTTTCAACTTCTACAACGTGCAAACACAGCCTGGAGAGGAACCTTTAGCTTTGTAATGCCATTTATACATGATTgtgtctaagagcatctccaaccgtagcccaaaaaatccacgtccaATATTTTTTTAGCGTAGTACTTTTAAAGCGCGGGACCGAAGCTTCCCCAACACACGCGTGCTAATGCGGCGTCCAATCCAGCCCGATCCAGCGGCCCCACCTGCAGCAGCTCAGAGTTTGCTGCGCGGGTAAGCCGGCGCACCAAATATGTTGTGCGCAATAGCGTTTTTAAGCGCGTGCCCAAAAGTTTTTAGCGTGCGCAGTGTTTTACAGCGTCTGTTGGAGCTGTCCGACGCCCTAAAAACGAATATTTTAACGTGCGGAGTAGTTTTTGGACGCCTGTTCGAGAAGGACAACTTCAACACGAAACATCAGTTTTTGAAAGCCTGTTGAAAATGCTCTAAGGACAACTACAACACGGAACACCAAAATTTCCCCAAATGTCCGGACCAAACGGtccgaacatttttttaattggAGTCATCAAATGTCGTTGATAGTAGCCAGGCTGTTAGATAAGCACGGCATGATTATGGTATACGTATCTGATATTGTGTCCGTGTACGTGTACTACTAGAGTTCCTATTCGTGTAGGTTTTAATTAAGGCAACTAGCTCTAGTAGTATATATACGTGTATATCCCGGTGTAATCTTACAacgaaaaagagaaaaggaaggCAGAAGCGACACGCCCCTGTTGCTATCACAAAAATCTCCCGATCAGTTTTCCGTCCACGTTCGCAAGTTGCGGAGACGTTCCGTCGAGAGATCGATCCGATCCTAGCGCTAGTCAAAGCTCACTGTGTGTACGTTACCTGCATGTTAGACTACTGTTCATCAATCAAGCTGTGTGCTTGACTGCTTGTCTAGTTAGCTTGCACATACGTATTCCTGGGTGATTTGATCTAGCAAGTTCAAAAGGCaaaaattggtatctagagcctcgacgatctacgatctacgatgacggacagcaacGCTGAGTCAGTCAAGTCCGGCAAAGGCGGTCCCAAGGCGaataagaacggcgacaaggtgaagaaggacggCAAGTCAGCAacgagtggtggaggaacgagcggcaccAACGTCCAGGCACATCCCAACattcccatccagtacccgatgctcaccgacgccaactatggcgtgtgggcggtgaagatgaagattattctccgaacccttcgagtgtggtaggcaatcacggacgacgataTCGATGACGAGTTCGACGAAGGtgacatggccgccatagcctagTCTGTgtcggattccgtgctgatgacattggcggagttcgagacagcaagagaggcgtggaacgcactcaaggagatgaggatcggagaagatcgcgtcaccaaggctctggcacaagtgctgaagcgccaatttcacaagttacagatggaggaaactgaatcggtgaacaactatgccatgcgtcttactactttggtgggagagatccgcgcgcttggtgcaaagctcaaggagaccgagattgtggagaaatttttcagtttggTGACTGATAAatccacgtacatcatcggcacacttgagcagctttacgacatcgacgacatgaccataacggaggcgatcggacgcctacgaacgtgggaagagaatgctcgtggctgtcggaaaggcaacgggggaggtagtgaccaactcatgtactcacgCGCAGATTGCGAGTCCCCAAGTAGAAAAGGAAGGCGTGATGtcaacgaaggctcaagcaacacacTGCGCGGCGGACAAACCAGAGAAGGCAAAGcaaaaggcaagccacaaggtcgtggtaaggcagaccgatctaaaggatggaagcaacggaacttggatatgtccgaggtcaagtgttataactgcaacgagatgggtcactttgcaaaggattgtacGGAGCCTGGcaggcgggagatcaaggcaaatttggcaatgtAGGAAgatgaaggtccaggtcttctgatggccgaagtttgtgatctcactggaacggtggttgtgaaatcaaaccggaaggtgctacttcatgagaagaatgtg
This window encodes:
- the LOC123430724 gene encoding uncharacterized protein LOC123430724, with the protein product MEAPCEYQLAVAADYWDGRPAMEPTAWVPGLPLQMTVAAPSNSDLVVSSSVRQQLKLVDEYDHYAVQVFEQAAESLKERVDEMEMKMHLFPPSMGDLADHYAAPKVVSIGPYHHGRTPALQEMESVKHAAACHFVKATGRPIQEVYWAVCTVAEEARGHYHGGRLRGLGDDDFKPMMFLDGCFLLQYMQFWCRESGGDEDPDMDPSLYNAFSSVDRPILSDVVLLENQLPWVVIKALLSFLPGPGLDMETLIGRVKQTLQTRQVRYFDAPTLDYTPPHLLGLLRHHIVGSNNTKKSEPELSERAKELSISVSAMELAEIGIEITATKPTPEGAELRKMGIDRKKSWLTGELFLAPLSLNDANATFLVNMAALEQCTTPDFFAQDEEKSAVCSYLCLLGMVTDSEEDVQQLRKKHILQGGAGLSNKDALDLLNKLENRLRPGTHYLSTMILIENYKTDRWKRIEFHKFHYNYRKAILLTISGIAGLASFLGTLKSLK
- the LOC123430723 gene encoding cytosolic sulfotransferase 8-like; protein product: MAMAAPTPSASCRLVGPIPFKDVVGGEEDDRTTPSEECGHTIATLPTIALLGRFVHHQYQGAWVIHERMPGVLSFQRRFAPLAGDVLLASPPKCGTTWLKAMSFATMARAAYPPSAADHPLRRLNPHECVPFIDDLLSAGHDTKLDALPSPRLMNTHMQHSLLPASVADNPNAKIVYICREPKDMLVSMWHFGNTIHPCEFSELFESACEGRTTDGPVWDHVLGYWRASKAAPERVLFLRYEEMLLNPVDGVIKLAEFLGVPFSAADAAAGLPADIVKLCSIETMKGLEANRTGASGVFYKFPHEANFRKGVIGDWVNHMTPEMAQRLDAIVEDKLRGSGLSFGSFGSGFRPVRVARERTAPSLES